The nucleotide window TCCATCATAAACAGGTCAGCGAGTTCAATAACTTCAAAAATATCATTGATCAATTCAACTCTGTCCTCGAAATGAAGACCTTCCAACAGTTGCCTGAATGGTAATCCAAATGCATACTTTAGGATGACATCAAAAATTGGAGCCCTGGTATTCGTTAGATCCAGTTTATCGTATGCCCAGCGTCCGCTGAGCAGGGTCTCAAAATATGGTGACCTACATCGCAGGATAAAGGAAAACGTATATAGTGGGGTTTCAGAATCTGCAAGAAGGATTTCTAAGTCAGGCTTGATGGGCAGGTCAAGAAGTACAGGGGGTTCTTCGCTATCGCCAGTCGTGCTTGCTGCTGATCCAAAAGTTGAGCTGTGCCGGTAGAGAAGTTCGATTGATTTCGGCAATTGCTCGTTATCAGAACGGAGGTAAAAAATTGACGAAATTTCCCTGATATCTTTCACTAATAACCTTGATTCAGAAACATCTAGAGTAGGAGTATCGATAATGGGATCTCTTTCTACACCAGAGTATAGCATGTGCAGTGCGTAAAGTAATGTAGTGGGCAGGTTTTCTGAGGAGAATTGCGATACAGCATCCACTATGATCTTCCACGAAGTAGACTCCGGATCACAGTCCAAGGTGAAGCTAAAACCAGATTTTGAAGACCTGCCTACCGTGTGAAGTTCTCCTACAATTTTTTCTATCCAGTCTGGGCAACGCAAATATAATAACATTTTGTGACAATGACCGATTACCTGACCTTTTCTATCAATAAACTCTACATCATAATCTTTCATAAGGCCAGGCACCATTTCATCACTATGTGATTTCGGGTATGATTTTCTAGGTTTTGTTTTCCATGGTGGTTCAACCACATTGAAGAGCCTATTGTTGACAGTCAAGTTTTCTTTCTCAGATAATAGCTCCTCATCGTCGACAAGCTGCGAACTAAGAGGCCTTCGTATAACATACGAATTATCATATAATTTGTTTCTTTGCTTGAATGTGGAGCCTTCATCAACTGCTGCCAGTGGAGAGAATCTGCCTAGATCTCTGTGTATGGGATTTGCGTAAAAGTTAAGCGGTGGAGGGTCATACTCATCCACCATAACACAAAATGAGCTGAAAGATGCGTCACAGCTAACGCCGACGCATCTGCTACCAGGTAACTTTGGTTTTCTCAGTTCGAACTGTTGAGCTGGACCTTTAGATACAAAGACATCACCACTGGTGGTACATAGTATAATTTCACCAGCAGCGCCAACATCGAAATCCACACAGCGATCTAGCCATGTCCTAGGTGTCCAGTATGGCATGATATGAGGGACAGGCTTTAATTTCCTCCACATGCCCTTTGTATCCGACACCCTAAGTATGCCCACCGAGCCATCGTTGTACAAAATGCACATGTTATTACCGTACGCGTTTCGGCAGCCAATCTTAATCACCTTATGTTCGTCGGCGGGACGCGGTACCCTATAGATATCACGCGCGCCCTCTTCTTCGCCCACATTAGGCTTCGTTAGAGTGAACTTATACCTTTTAAAGTCTGCTAGCACACAAAGCTTGTAGTTGTCAGACCAAATAAGTGTTGCCTGCTCTAAACATACTATTTTTTGCAGCTTGTGAGCATCTATCTGGAACTCCACAATGCGGCCTGTTTTCCAACCGCTTAACGAACCATTAGTGCAATTAGGAGGCGTGGCAGGCTTAGGAGTAGCCATTTGGCCGGTGTTTAGCCCCCAAAAATACACAGTTCCTCGGTCAGTTGCTACCGCTGAATGCACATTCGAGCAAGATACCAGCGTCAACGAGGATTTATGCGGCAATCTTACGGTATCCTTTGTCAAGGATAAGGATCTATCCGTATCATACCCTAATTGGTAATATTGATTGCTACCCCATGAATACACAACGCCAGAGGACGTGATTACAACATTGTGTAAATCACTTGAAGATGCAGCCACCACACTGTCGACACTATAGGCTTCTGGAGGCCTTTCAAACCGAAAGCTTCGTACCTTCGTACCTTCGGAGACACCACGTATAAAGTCCCCTGACACATACATAACGTTATCCATGTCGAACACTATCGAGTAGCGTTTATTCATATGACAGTCACGGATTCGCAGACCCATGTCTCCGTTAGATAACCGCACTTCAAACCACTCCTTCCGAGCCTTGATATCCCCCGTACCTAGCTGGAAATGGTCGTTATGACCAAAAGTATAGCATCTCTTGGCACCTCGCGAGGCGCACCACTCCCGCAGAGTCTCGATCGAGGGTTTCCTTTTCAAACGATCGTCCGACCACTCCACCAAAGGCTCAACACTCCCAAATCTCGGTGTTATGCTCAACGGCAGTCTCTTCAGAGACCAGTAATCATGCAGCTccttcatcatcctcaGAGGGGTAAGACCCTCTCTGTCCTTAAGGTCAAGGATCGATCCCCGCCGCATGACATCAACAATGTCAGATTTCGATTGCCAGTAATGATATATCCTAAATGCCTTATGATACTGACCCGACATTAAACATATGTGTAGTGGGGAGTAACCAGACTCCCAGTCTTGGGCATACGGGTCAATGTCACCCAATGTGTCATCCAAATTCACGCTAGCGCAACGGGAAAGATGATACGAGATCGATCTCCCAAAAACATCTACGGCTGATTCATTATCTTGATCAGTAGGCATGCCAAAGTCCTTGAACAACCTGCTGTGACACGTCGTAGTGCTTCTGTTGTAGTCGTCGTTCTTTTAAGTATACTAATGTAATGCTACCAAGCACGTGATCCCACGTGATGCGCACGTGATCTTGCGGCATGTGACCTTTGTTGTGCAGCGCGTAGGGAACACCTAATAGGGTTAAAGCTTCTAACAATACGGTGATGAGAGCCCCTATTGTATTTGCAGCAATCTTGGTAATTGTCGTGGCCGAACGTCATGTTCTAATGGTGTTCCTTCGCAGGAAGCAATTCATGACCAAGCTGTTGAATTTTACATTCTTTGAGCATTGAGTTTGTTTGCACATGAATAAAATAGCGTGATGACAATGATCGACGCTTAATAATTAGGCGTGGTGCAATGACACATTAGATAATTTAAGAATGTTCACATTAAACTCTCATATAGAAGCTAGTGAAATAAGAATCTTGCCAGTGCTAAATCGTTAGGTATTCGTTCTGCAGTCTCCAAATACATGACGTATTTTGATAGCTTGATTGATGTTTCGCCACATATAAATCCAACGCCTTTAAATCATGGGTATAGCGAAGAGGTGGATGAGCAGGGTGAGGTAACCAGAGAATGTGCTTGCGATAGATTGGTGGTATTTGTGAATGGGGCGGGGAAGGCGCACAACAGGAACCTGGCGCAATCTAACAAATTTTTGGATTTCATTCAGGAACGACAAATACAGTTTCTAACAATCCGGTTGATAGCTGAGGGTAAGCTTCCATGCGACGTGTATTTTCACGAGGGATGGAGAGTGCTAGCGAAGAAGTATGAGCTTTTCGATATGCTTTCGTTACAAGATCTGAACCGTGATATTGGCGATGCGTACTACTATTGTGATGCGAACCTGGTGATGAATACAGAACGAGCTAACTACGTTAACATACTCGTAGATATGTGGAGAGATGGAAAGGGGGGAGCCAGTTACGTTTGTATATTTGCGAATTTTGTTCCGCGGTTGCTGGTTGGTGCTGTGGAAGGGGAAACCTACGAAACTTGGCTTAATGATTCGTTAAAGGCCGAGAATAGACAATTGTTGGGGTTTATCCCATTGTTAGACCCTAAAAGTATGCCGGAGAAGGTTAAAATCTTCCACGAGGTGATGGAAAAATATCGGTTGAAAGAAAGTGTGTTAAGTTTTGTGATTAACGACATCGATATTTCTTTGACTGCAGATGATTTAGAGCCCTATTACTGCCCTGAACTGTCACCAACTCCTTGTATCAATGCGTCTGATCGCGTTCTGGACGTCATTTCGTTCATCATGTTTCGACATGCGATTAGTGAGCCTTTGTTAGGAGACATTTTCTCTTCGTTCGTGTCTTGGCCTGGAGTAATACTTTGCCTATCCGACAAAAACTGCTCGTACTACGACCATGACTTTCAAGAGGGATGCGATACTTTCTATTTCTCTGAATGGCAGTATTATACTTTTGAGAATCTGAAGTATTTTCTTGACCTTGATAAAGGATACGAAGCTTGGCTCGATTGGGAATTCGACAAGCGTTATATTTTCGATACAGAACGTATGAAGCTGCCTGAAAACTTAAATGAGGATCAGCTCTGTATTTTCAACTACTTTGTGTCGCTCATGTTACCATTAAGGACTCTTTATGACAGACTTCAGGAAAACAATGACAATGAGTTGCTTCTCTGTTATATAATGTACGACTCGATCTTTCGTTATTACTCCGCCATAAAAAGCTTCTGGCGTAATAAAACTATCCGCACCGTTGATCGAGTAGACTATTCATTTTTAAATCCACCAGCCGGCCTGGGAATGAAAACTGTACAAGCGCTGCTACGGTGTGTGTTGTCTACTGAGAGGATATTCATTGATTACTACGAGCAATTCATCAGCAATCCTCTACCAAGTGTTTCCATAGTATTAAATCCTACTATGAAAACAAGGTTCATTCAGTCAGTATTTCCGGAAGAATCTACTCGCCATAAAGCTAACGCTCTGAAGTATCTCTTTCATTATTTAACCAATAAGACGATTAGGAAGGACTTTAGTAGCTCCAATCCCCACAGTGAGCTTCTAGTTTATCTGGCAAGACCACCGGCGCCCGACGTTGGGAAATACACTAGTGTATCATTAATAAAGTACTGGTTTGATAGGAAAGAATTGTGGTCAGAATTATCTGTATTAGCTGTATCGTTGTTCTATTCCAACTGGACGACAAAACCTGCCTTATTGGAAATTGAACGAAGAGTTCATGCTTTACAGAGGGCCAATGGCATGGATCTAGATTATCCACAACTTGAAAGACTCGTTAAAATCAACCATAATATGACAAAGTTCGGGATGTCGTATGGTCCTGCATAATTATTAAAAGAATTAATTTAATATAACTTTTACCGATTGATGTACAACACCAATGCGGTATATATACCATTAAGACAGAGATTTAATAGTACCTTTCTATAAGCGACTGCTCGATTCAAGGTTTTTATTCTACCTACAAGGAAACGGCAAAGACAGTCAAATTTAAGTATTAAAATTAGGTTACATATAATAGATAAGAAGCGGATATTTCCCTTCACTACCTAATAAGATGTAGTAGTTGACAATATTGCGTGTTAGTAGTTATAGGGTCATTTGCATTATCGTTTATTCAATGTTTTATTAAAGTCCAATAATTCCAATTCAGGAATTATAAAAGTTCAGTGCCAAAAGTTTGAGTATAGTTATTGAGTTCTGTAACATTATTATCTCTCAAACAAATAATGGCGACGGCAACCTTCTATAATCTGGTAGATGGAACACCTGAAAATATTGCGGTTAAAATAGCAGTAAAAAACAGAACCAAAAATAAACACCACCAAGCACGTTTCCGCATTATGGATAATACAAAGGGATGTCTGACTTTCGCAAGTCTATTTCTTGCTCCTAGCATAGCGAGAAAAAAGGGAATTTCTGCCGATCGCGTTGGTTTGGGTTTCTCATAACCTAATTCTGGCTCTTCAAGCTTAGGAGGCGGTACCAGAGTTTGGGTGACACCAAACAATGTGTATATAATATCCAAGTGGTAAATACCACAAATGATGTAATAACTTCCTAAGAAGAAAGGTGCCAA belongs to Eremothecium sinecaudum strain ATCC 58844 chromosome IV, complete sequence and includes:
- a CDS encoding HDL505Wp (Syntenic homolog of Ashbya gossypii AFR535C; Syntenic homolog of Ashbya gossypii NOHBY649 and unannotated Eremothecium cymbalariae gene; No homolog in Saccharomyces cerevisiae), translating into MTYFDSLIDVSPHINPTPLNHGYSEEVDEQGEVTRECACDRLVVFVNGAGKAHNRNLAQSNKFLDFIQERQIQFLTIRLIAEGKLPCDVYFHEGWRVLAKKYELFDMLSLQDLNRDIGDAYYYCDANLVMNTERANYVNILVDMWRDGKGGASYVCIFANFVPRLLVGAVEGETYETWLNDSLKAENRQLLGFIPLLDPKSMPEKVKIFHEVMEKYRLKESVLSFVINDIDISLTADDLEPYYCPELSPTPCINASDRVLDVISFIMFRHAISEPLLGDIFSSFVSWPGVILCLSDKNCSYYDHDFQEGCDTFYFSEWQYYTFENLKYFLDLDKGYEAWLDWEFDKRYIFDTERMKLPENLNEDQLCIFNYFVSLMLPLRTLYDRLQENNDNELLLCYIMYDSIFRYYSAIKSFWRNKTIRTVDRVDYSFLNPPAGLGMKTVQALLRCVLSTERIFIDYYEQFISNPLPSVSIVLNPTMKTRFIQSVFPEESTRHKANALKYLFHYLTNKTIRKDFSSSNPHSELLVYLARPPAPDVGKYTSVSLIKYWFDRKELWSELSVLAVSLFYSNWTTKPALLEIERRVHALQRANGMDLDYPQLERLVKINHNMTKFGMSYGPA
- a CDS encoding HDL506Cp (Syntenic homolog of Ashbya gossypii AFR536W; Syntenic homolog of Ashbya gossypii NOHBY650; No homolog in Saccharomyces cerevisiae; Syntenic homolog of Kluyveromyces lactis KLLA0F24860g); its protein translation is MPTDQDNESAVDVFGRSISYHLSRCASVNLDDTLGDIDPYAQDWESGYSPLHICLMSGQYHKAFRIYHYWQSKSDIVDVMRRGSILDLKDREGLTPLRMMKELHDYWSLKRLPLSITPRFGSVEPLVEWSDDRLKRKPSIETLREWCASRGAKRCYTFGHNDHFQLGTGDIKARKEWFEVRLSNGDMGLRIRDCHMNKRYSIVFDMDNVMYVSGDFIRGVSEGTKVRSFRFERPPEAYSVDSVVAASSSDLHNVVITSSGVVYSWGSNQYYQLGYDTDRSLSLTKDTVRLPHKSSLTLVSCSNVHSAVATDRGTVYFWGLNTGQMATPKPATPPNCTNGSLSGWKTGRIVEFQIDAHKLQKIVCLEQATLIWSDNYKLCVLADFKRYKFTLTKPNVGEEEGARDIYRVPRPADEHKVIKIGCRNAYGNNMCILYNDGSVGILRVSDTKGMWRKLKPVPHIMPYWTPRTWLDRCVDFDVGAAGEIILCTTSGDVFVSKGPAQQFELRKPKLPGSRCVGVSCDASFSSFCVMVDEYDPPPLNFYANPIHRDLGRFSPLAAVDEGSTFKQRNKLYDNSYVIRRPLSSQLVDDEELLSEKENLTVNNRLFNVVEPPWKTKPRKSYPKSHSDEMVPGLMKDYDVEFIDRKGQVIGHCHKMLLYLRCPDWIEKIVGELHTVGRSSKSGFSFTLDCDPESTSWKIIVDAVSQFSSENLPTTLLYALHMLYSGVERDPIIDTPTLDVSESRLLVKDIREISSIFYLRSDNEQLPKSIELLYRHSSTFGSAASTTGDSEEPPVLLDLPIKPDLEILLADSETPLYTFSFILRCRSPYFETLLSGRWAYDKLDLTNTRAPIFDVILKYAFGLPFRQLLEGLHFEDRVELINDIFEVIELADLFMMDELQSYLESVLAALIQANNVIQIWMNANTYNCHALSYACICFLYHNIELLFADHNLNLLHEHLSLDDWERFERITGSLRFGSNTASNVDWYSSYSTNKWIAEFKGNLPKFNEQFMDPLRPFEVISHIKKKKPKSKPKKQVGKAKSSNGLETAASSQDAQSLVPVPAKPAAATSKPSYKENIDPTGTEGFITVSKTRRRSYKGSSNTQPVTIPLNIPANTHNVAVFEKIPKQVPVVSVSATSGVNPTQFPSLNSIADDLDHKKRVSTSSSTSLLFKKSSQRSRIKHKKLDFSATEEKPAPPGVPWKTLASKTTSKEGSSANGKFPALTEVLKSGNPTSEIIGITTKGQQGSIKSYLTTPAPSSKPRTPKSQTKSNVGPTIDFALWWEQESAKVQQQIKEEETYERHLKIQYGYLEPAKKGKVKFKKVDW